The proteins below come from a single Caulobacter flavus genomic window:
- a CDS encoding OmpA family protein, with the protein MKFGLLAGVATVALCAASGASAQSALSGWYVAGDVGYHSTEGVEASSSVNATDGRPYDWTFSTDEDWAAFARLGYRISPNWRVEGEYGYRGGDISGVRGEQTSRPQPIGLCTAGPIRSVTNPTCGAPNGELKATTLMANVIYDFLPDSSWRPFLGAGVGTAWVHNKVYGQLSGVPAGAAAIQNTSIDDVDQAFAYQGLLGLAWDVTPNWSIDLTGRYLVAKNLTWGSVTSNVGPAGGAVTDVGKFEGDYKDTSITLGVRYTFGSPPPPPPPPPPPPPPPPPPPPPPPPPPPPPPAPAYEAREFVVYFPFDQYVLTPEAQAVVQQAADYAKGGNATKITVVGHTDTSGSPKYNVRLSERRAKAVADGLVSAGVPATTLAVDWKGETAPAVATGDGVKEPLNRRSTISINF; encoded by the coding sequence ATGAAATTCGGGTTGCTGGCTGGCGTCGCAACCGTCGCGCTCTGCGCGGCGTCCGGCGCCTCCGCCCAAAGCGCGTTGAGCGGATGGTATGTGGCCGGCGACGTCGGTTACCACTCGACCGAGGGCGTTGAGGCGAGCTCGTCGGTGAACGCCACCGACGGCCGTCCTTACGACTGGACCTTCTCGACCGACGAAGACTGGGCGGCCTTCGCCCGCCTCGGTTACCGCATCTCGCCGAACTGGCGCGTGGAAGGCGAATACGGCTACCGCGGCGGCGACATCAGCGGCGTTCGCGGCGAGCAGACCTCGCGTCCGCAGCCGATCGGCCTGTGCACCGCCGGTCCGATCCGCTCGGTGACCAACCCCACCTGCGGCGCGCCGAACGGCGAGCTGAAGGCCACCACCCTGATGGCCAACGTCATCTATGACTTCCTGCCCGACTCGTCGTGGCGTCCGTTCCTGGGCGCCGGCGTCGGTACGGCCTGGGTCCACAACAAGGTGTACGGCCAACTGAGCGGCGTCCCCGCCGGCGCCGCCGCCATCCAGAACACCAGCATCGACGACGTCGATCAGGCGTTCGCCTACCAGGGCCTGCTGGGCCTGGCCTGGGACGTGACCCCGAACTGGTCGATCGACCTGACGGGCCGCTACCTGGTGGCCAAGAACCTCACCTGGGGTTCGGTGACGAGCAACGTCGGCCCGGCCGGCGGCGCCGTGACGGACGTGGGCAAGTTCGAAGGGGACTACAAGGACACGTCGATCACCCTCGGCGTGCGCTACACCTTCGGCTCGCCGCCGCCCCCGCCGCCGCCCCCGCCCCCGCCGCCGCCTCCCCCGCCGCCCCCGCCCCCGCCGCCTCCCCCGCCGCCGCCGCCTCCGCCGGCTCCGGCCTATGAGGCTCGCGAGTTCGTGGTCTACTTCCCGTTCGATCAGTACGTGCTGACGCCGGAAGCCCAGGCCGTGGTGCAGCAGGCCGCCGACTACGCCAAGGGCGGCAACGCTACCAAGATCACGGTCGTGGGCCACACCGACACCTCGGGCTCGCCGAAGTACAACGTCCGCCTGTCGGAACGTCGTGCGAAGGCCGTGGCCGATGGTCTGGTCTCGGCCGGCGTCCCCGCCACGACCCTGGCGGTCGACTGGAAGGGTGAAACCGCCCCGGCCGTCGCCACCGGCGACGGCGTGAAGGAACCGCTGAACCGTCGTTCGACCATCTCGATCAACTTCTAA
- a CDS encoding MFS transporter produces MKSRPDQYSLLDVSGVALLAVGHFMAFVDRAVPSVYAPALKAQFHLTDTQLGALQGPAFVALYVVATLLAGHRGHRLSPAPLLAGAAALWTAATVALAFAPNYESLLAARLVLGFAQAAFAPAALALIVAAAPPQRLSRWVSMFTSGSSMGRSGALLAGGLALGAFSSGLLSALGHAPWRAAVVLLTLPNLLLVVLLAWRLRGLAPAQAGGPGLGRALARLAARPAGLGLHFLTAGGVILAVQATAAWAPSIVNRACGLAPAASALLTGAVVLVAAPSGHLAAGWLMDRRLRAGGGPAPVLAGGLVLAVLGAAMLAGASAPASAAGALFLITAGGGGAALAALAGLQPLSPAALRPPMNGLYLAFVTVAGLGFGPLLTGVVSDRLFAGPHGLAMALALVTALAAGLAALSCVLGAASWRRLARETLETASA; encoded by the coding sequence GTGAAGTCGCGTCCGGACCAGTATTCCCTGCTCGACGTCTCAGGCGTGGCGTTGCTGGCGGTCGGCCACTTCATGGCCTTCGTCGACCGGGCCGTTCCCAGCGTCTACGCGCCGGCGCTGAAGGCGCAGTTCCACCTGACCGACACCCAGCTGGGCGCGCTGCAGGGCCCCGCCTTCGTCGCGCTCTACGTCGTCGCCACGCTGCTGGCCGGCCATCGCGGCCATCGCCTGTCGCCCGCTCCCCTGCTGGCCGGCGCCGCGGCCCTGTGGACCGCCGCCACGGTCGCCCTGGCCTTCGCGCCGAACTACGAGAGTCTGCTGGCCGCGCGGCTGGTGCTCGGCTTCGCCCAGGCCGCCTTCGCGCCCGCGGCCCTGGCCCTGATCGTGGCGGCCGCGCCGCCGCAGCGGCTGTCGCGCTGGGTGTCGATGTTCACCTCCGGGTCCTCGATGGGACGCAGCGGCGCGCTGCTGGCCGGCGGCCTGGCGCTCGGCGCGTTCTCGAGCGGCCTGCTGAGCGCGCTGGGCCACGCGCCCTGGCGCGCCGCCGTCGTCCTGCTGACCCTGCCCAACCTGCTGCTGGTGGTCCTGCTGGCCTGGCGGCTGCGCGGCCTGGCGCCGGCCCAGGCCGGCGGCCCCGGCCTCGGACGCGCCCTGGCCCGCCTCGCCGCCCGTCCCGCCGGCCTTGGCCTGCACTTCCTGACGGCCGGCGGCGTCATCCTGGCCGTGCAGGCGACCGCCGCCTGGGCGCCGTCGATCGTCAACCGCGCCTGCGGACTGGCCCCCGCCGCCAGCGCCCTGCTGACCGGCGCCGTCGTGCTGGTCGCCGCGCCGAGCGGGCACCTGGCCGCCGGCTGGCTGATGGACCGCCGCCTGCGCGCCGGCGGCGGCCCCGCCCCGGTGCTGGCCGGCGGCCTCGTGCTGGCCGTGCTGGGCGCGGCCATGCTGGCGGGCGCCAGCGCCCCGGCCAGCGCGGCCGGCGCGCTGTTCCTGATCACAGCGGGCGGCGGCGGCGCGGCCCTGGCGGCCCTGGCCGGGCTGCAGCCGCTGAGCCCCGCCGCGCTGCGGCCGCCGATGAACGGCCTCTATCTCGCCTTCGTCACCGTCGCCGGCCTCGGCTTCGGACCCCTGCTGACCGGCGTGGTCAGCGACCGCCTGTTCGCCGGTCCGCACGGCCTGGCCATGGCCCTGGCGCTGGTCACGGCCCTCGCCGCCGGCCTCGCGGCCCTGTCCTGCGTCCTCGGCGCCGCGTCCTGGCGGCGGCTGGCGCGGGAAACCCTAGAGACCGCGAGCGCCTGA
- the motA gene encoding flagellar motor stator protein MotA, which yields MFQIIGIVLLFGLVFGSYLMGGGKMDVILHAAPHELMAILGAGIAAFLISNSMTVIKATAGGFGKIFAGPKWKASDYRDLLSLLFLLTKTMKSKGVIALESHIEKPHESSIFSRYPKISKDHFAVDFICDTLRMMTMNLEDPHQVEDAMEKQLEKHHHEALEPAHALQSMADALPALGIVAAVLGVIKTMGSITEPPAVLGGMIGGALVGTFLGVFMAYGLVGPMAARLQAVVNEDGAFYKIIQAVLVAHLHGNAAQISVEIGRGNVPSVHQPSFIELEEALTQIPNEA from the coding sequence ATGTTCCAGATCATCGGCATCGTGCTGCTCTTCGGCCTGGTGTTCGGCAGCTACCTGATGGGCGGCGGCAAGATGGACGTGATCCTTCACGCCGCGCCGCACGAGCTGATGGCCATCCTGGGGGCGGGCATCGCCGCCTTCCTGATCTCCAACTCGATGACCGTGATCAAGGCCACCGCCGGCGGCTTCGGCAAGATCTTCGCCGGCCCCAAGTGGAAGGCCAGCGACTATCGCGACCTGCTGTCCTTGCTGTTCCTGCTGACCAAGACGATGAAGTCCAAGGGCGTGATCGCCCTGGAAAGCCACATCGAGAAGCCGCACGAGAGCTCGATCTTCTCGCGCTACCCCAAGATCTCGAAGGACCACTTCGCCGTCGACTTCATCTGCGACACCCTGCGGATGATGACCATGAACCTGGAGGATCCCCACCAGGTCGAGGACGCGATGGAAAAGCAGCTCGAGAAGCACCACCACGAGGCGCTCGAGCCGGCCCACGCCCTGCAGTCGATGGCCGACGCCCTGCCCGCCCTGGGCATCGTCGCCGCCGTGCTGGGCGTCATCAAGACCATGGGCTCGATCACCGAGCCGCCCGCCGTGCTCGGCGGCATGATCGGCGGCGCGCTGGTCGGCACCTTCCTGGGCGTGTTCATGGCCTATGGCCTGGTCGGCCCGATGGCCGCCCGCCTGCAGGCCGTCGTCAACGAGGACGGGGCCTTCTACAAGATCATCCAGGCCGTCCTGGTGGCCCACCTGCACGGCAACGCCGCCCAGATCAGCGTCGAGATCGGCCGTGGCAACGTCCCCAGCGTCCACCAGCCCAGCTTCATCGAGCTGGAAGAGGCCCTCACCCAGATCCCGAACGAGGCCTGA
- a CDS encoding helix-turn-helix transcriptional regulator, with protein MPSSAAADSFRFSSDDHSADEAFALYATLYSRGSDVSRGDGPFFARVRGWRLDKVLLFERRLSGVVHARRERIAGDGFDHFVLTHVLEGQVRLQVPGPPRLLGPGASILLDTRRPMRTEHDDALILTASIARDVIEAALGPAGRLHGQVLAAPDNLVLADFLASLARHGDTLASAALPALGRAFVDILSSAGGDAARAGRDDQRRDLSRREAVRRFVIPRLADRTLSVEAIAAGAGISRSSLYRLFEKQGGVARFIQLIRLDALRRALDAQDPAAPDDAALAQRLGFSSPAQMTRLFTEAYGATPAAYRIALADKSRDDPGVSKQRWDGWLGELG; from the coding sequence ATGCCCAGCAGCGCCGCCGCCGACAGCTTCCGCTTCTCCAGCGACGACCACTCGGCCGACGAGGCCTTCGCGCTGTACGCCACGCTCTATTCGCGCGGCTCCGACGTCAGCCGGGGCGACGGCCCCTTCTTCGCCCGGGTGCGCGGCTGGCGGCTGGACAAGGTGCTGCTGTTCGAGCGCCGCCTCTCGGGCGTCGTCCACGCCCGCCGCGAGCGGATCGCCGGCGACGGCTTCGACCACTTCGTGCTGACCCACGTCCTGGAAGGCCAGGTGCGCCTGCAGGTTCCCGGCCCGCCGCGCCTGCTGGGACCCGGCGCGAGCATCCTGCTCGACACCCGCCGGCCGATGCGCACCGAGCACGACGACGCCCTGATCCTGACCGCCAGCATCGCCCGCGACGTGATCGAGGCGGCCCTCGGCCCGGCCGGGCGCCTGCACGGCCAGGTGCTGGCCGCGCCCGACAACCTGGTGCTGGCCGACTTCCTGGCCTCGCTGGCCCGCCACGGCGACACCCTGGCCTCGGCCGCCCTGCCGGCGCTGGGCCGCGCGTTCGTCGACATCCTGTCGTCGGCCGGCGGCGACGCCGCCCGCGCCGGCCGCGACGATCAGCGCCGCGATCTCTCGCGCCGCGAGGCCGTGCGTCGCTTCGTCATTCCGCGCCTGGCCGACAGGACGCTGTCGGTCGAGGCCATCGCCGCCGGCGCCGGCATCTCGCGCTCGTCGCTCTACAGACTGTTCGAAAAACAGGGAGGCGTCGCCCGCTTCATCCAGCTGATCCGCCTGGACGCCCTGCGCCGCGCCCTCGACGCCCAGGACCCGGCCGCCCCGGACGACGCGGCGCTGGCCCAGCGCCTGGGCTTCTCCAGCCCCGCCCAGATGACCCGCCTGTTCACCGAAGCCTACGGCGCGACGCCGGCCGCCTATCGCATCGCCCTGGCGGACAAGTCGCGCGACGACCCTGGCGTCAGCAAGCAGCGCTGGGACGGATGGCTGGGGGAACTGGGATAG
- the mnmD gene encoding tRNA (5-methylaminomethyl-2-thiouridine)(34)-methyltransferase MnmD, producing MPPDLPLVWREDGLPQSRLYGDVYFSSADGLAETRAVFLDGCGLPAAWTGRDRFVVGELGFGTGLNIAALLDLWRREKPAGGRLHVFSIEGHPITRDEAARALAVWPELGEAAQVLLDHWPTAARGFHRVDLPGFDATLDLAVMDVAEALSAWSGMADAWFLDGFSPALNPAMWSEEILAAVAARTAPGGRAATFTVAGAVRRALTAAGFSWEKRPGFGRKRERLEARFPGEAPAQTRPASLAIVGGGVAAAALARAGRVEGLAVTVFDADRAKASGNPAALVTPALDAGGGPRAAFPAQALARAAALYDALPEAVLARGVLRLATAPRDADRFAAVERQDLFADGEMSVLDAEAASAALGEAAAGALRMDLARVVDPAAVLAAWRGEAAAAEIARLEKVEDGWRLFDADGALLATADAVVLAAGADLSRLWPEASIRPVRGQTSWTGPVDLAVTPAAFGGYAVPTPGGGVLFGATHDRGETATELRDADHARNRQALAKGRPDLAARLADVALDGRAAVRATTPDHLPLAGAVPGAPAGLYVLGGLGGRGFATAPLLAEHVVSLMLGAPSPLPRDLAALVEPGRS from the coding sequence ATCCCCCCTGACCTCCCCCTGGTCTGGCGCGAGGACGGCCTGCCGCAGTCGCGGCTGTACGGCGACGTCTACTTCTCCAGCGCCGACGGCCTGGCCGAGACCCGGGCGGTGTTCCTGGACGGCTGCGGCCTGCCCGCCGCCTGGACCGGGCGCGACCGGTTCGTGGTCGGGGAACTGGGCTTCGGCACCGGCCTGAACATCGCCGCCCTGCTTGACCTGTGGCGACGGGAGAAGCCGGCGGGCGGACGCCTGCACGTCTTCTCGATCGAAGGCCACCCGATCACCCGCGACGAAGCCGCACGCGCCCTGGCGGTATGGCCCGAGCTGGGCGAGGCGGCCCAGGTGCTGCTCGACCATTGGCCGACGGCGGCGCGCGGCTTCCACCGCGTCGACCTGCCCGGCTTCGACGCGACGCTGGACCTGGCCGTCATGGACGTCGCCGAGGCCCTGTCGGCCTGGAGCGGCATGGCCGACGCCTGGTTCCTCGACGGTTTCTCGCCGGCGCTCAATCCGGCCATGTGGAGCGAGGAGATCCTCGCCGCCGTCGCCGCCCGCACCGCGCCGGGGGGCCGCGCGGCCACCTTCACCGTCGCCGGGGCCGTGCGCCGGGCCCTGACGGCCGCCGGCTTTTCCTGGGAGAAGCGTCCCGGCTTCGGCCGCAAGCGCGAGCGGCTGGAGGCGCGTTTCCCCGGCGAGGCGCCGGCGCAGACCCGCCCCGCCAGCCTGGCGATCGTCGGCGGCGGCGTCGCCGCGGCCGCCCTGGCCCGCGCCGGCCGGGTCGAGGGCCTGGCGGTCACGGTGTTCGACGCCGACCGGGCCAAGGCCTCGGGCAATCCCGCCGCCCTGGTCACCCCGGCGCTGGACGCCGGCGGCGGACCGCGCGCGGCCTTTCCCGCCCAGGCCCTGGCCCGGGCCGCCGCCCTCTACGACGCGCTGCCCGAGGCGGTGCTGGCGCGCGGCGTGCTGCGCCTGGCGACCGCCCCCCGGGACGCCGACCGCTTCGCCGCCGTCGAGCGCCAGGACCTGTTCGCGGACGGCGAGATGAGCGTCCTCGACGCCGAGGCCGCGAGCGCCGCCCTGGGCGAGGCGGCCGCCGGCGCGCTGCGGATGGACCTGGCCCGCGTGGTCGATCCCGCCGCCGTTCTGGCCGCCTGGCGCGGCGAGGCCGCCGCGGCCGAGATCGCTCGCCTGGAGAAGGTCGAAGACGGCTGGCGGCTGTTCGACGCCGACGGCGCGCTGCTGGCGACCGCCGACGCGGTCGTCCTGGCCGCCGGCGCCGACCTTTCCCGCCTGTGGCCAGAGGCGTCGATCCGCCCGGTGCGCGGCCAGACCAGCTGGACCGGCCCGGTCGACCTGGCCGTCACGCCGGCCGCCTTCGGCGGCTATGCGGTTCCCACGCCCGGCGGCGGGGTGCTGTTCGGCGCCACCCACGACCGCGGCGAGACCGCGACCGAACTTCGCGACGCCGACCACGCCCGCAATCGCCAGGCCCTCGCCAAGGGCCGCCCCGATCTGGCCGCGCGGCTGGCCGACGTCGCGCTGGACGGCCGCGCGGCCGTGCGGGCGACCACCCCCGACCACCTGCCGCTGGCTGGCGCGGTTCCCGGCGCCCCGGCCGGGCTCTACGTGCTGGGCGGCCTGGGCGGACGGGGCTTCGCCACCGCGCCCCTGCTGGCCGAGCACGTGGTGTCGCTGATGCTGGGCGCGCCCTCGCCCCTGCCGCGCGACCTGGCGGCGCTGGTCGAACCGGGCCGAAGCTAG